One Thermodesulfobacteriota bacterium genomic window carries:
- a CDS encoding NADH-quinone oxidoreductase subunit B family protein, with amino-acid sequence MGIEAHLGNNIITTTVEKLVNWGRRSSLWPAGFGLACCAIEMIVAASARYDLARFGSEVFRPSPRQADLMIVAGTVTKKMLPPVIRIYEQMVEPKWVIAMGACACSGGIFNTYAVVQGIDQYLPVDVYIPGCPPRPEALIYGIMKLQQKIDKEKLNRSIINT; translated from the coding sequence ATGGGAATAGAGGCTCATCTGGGAAACAATATTATTACAACTACTGTAGAAAAACTCGTTAACTGGGGCAGGAGGTCATCTTTGTGGCCTGCAGGTTTCGGTTTGGCATGTTGTGCCATTGAGATGATTGTGGCTGCTTCTGCACGGTATGACCTGGCTAGATTTGGTTCTGAGGTTTTCAGGCCTTCCCCCCGACAGGCGGATTTGATGATTGTAGCAGGAACGGTAACTAAGAAGATGCTCCCCCCGGTTATCAGAATCTATGAGCAGATGGTAGAACCCAAATGGGTTATTGCCATGGGGGCATGTGCCTGCTCCGGGGGTATCTTTAATACGTATGCAGTAGTACAGGGTATTGATCAATACCTGCCGGTTGATGTTTATATACCTGGTTGTCCACCAAGACCAGAGGCCCTTATCTATGGTATTATGAAACTACAGCAAAAGATAGATAAGGAAAAACTCAATAGGTCGATTATTAATACATAG
- a CDS encoding NADH-quinone oxidoreductase subunit C codes for MNEEDITVKKLREQFPDSILNVSFFRDEATFVVKREDILPIARFVQSDADLSYDFLSDLCCVDYLKREPRFEIVYHLYSIKNNKRVRIKASIPSNQQVVSSVCSIWKTADWLERECYDMYGIGFESHPDLRRILLTDDWEGYPLRKDYPLKGK; via the coding sequence ATGAATGAAGAAGATATTACGGTAAAGAAACTTAGGGAGCAATTCCCAGATTCTATTCTAAATGTTTCTTTTTTCAGGGATGAGGCGACTTTTGTTGTCAAGAGAGAAGATATTTTGCCAATTGCCAGGTTTGTTCAGAGTGATGCAGATCTTTCCTACGATTTTCTCTCAGATCTTTGTTGTGTAGACTACTTGAAAAGAGAACCGAGATTTGAGATAGTTTATCATCTCTACTCGATAAAAAACAACAAGAGAGTAAGAATAAAGGCTTCCATTCCCAGTAACCAGCAGGTAGTTTCGTCTGTATGCTCTATCTGGAAAACGGCTGATTGGTTGGAAAGAGAATGTTACGATATGTACGGGATAGGTTTTGAAAGTCATCCTGACCTCAGAAGGATCCTGCTTACCGATGACTGGGAAGGATATCCTCTTCGAAAAGATTACCCTCTAAAAGGAAAATGA
- the nuoD gene encoding NADH dehydrogenase (quinone) subunit D codes for MTRTETLMINMGPQHPSTHGVLRLVLELDGEVVVKATPHIGYLHRGVEKLAENKTYYQCITLVDRLDYLAGMSNNLAYVLAVEKLLDIKVPERAQYIRVIMAELQRIASHLIWLGTHGHDIGAMTPLFYALRERDEILFLFEMVCGARLTPSYLRIGGLAFDLPDGFETKTMEFIRTFPSKVDEYETLLTKNRIWIQRTKGVGVLSREDAINLGVSGPVIRGSNVKWDIRKSTPYSGYENFNFIIPTGKNGDCYDRYLVRMEEMRQSAEIVKQALETLPKGEINAHEPKVVLPPKEGVYTDIASLIHHFKIVSEGFNPPVGEVYVSIESPKGELGFYIVSDGTNKPYRLRIRPPSFINLEALPAMVEGRLIADVIAVIGSIDIVLGEVDR; via the coding sequence ATGACAAGAACAGAAACTCTGATGATAAACATGGGTCCCCAGCACCCCAGTACCCATGGGGTACTGAGGCTTGTTTTGGAACTGGATGGAGAGGTTGTTGTCAAGGCAACTCCCCATATTGGATACCTCCACAGGGGGGTAGAGAAATTAGCGGAAAACAAGACATACTATCAGTGTATCACCCTTGTTGACAGGCTTGATTATCTGGCTGGAATGTCAAATAATCTGGCTTATGTATTAGCAGTGGAAAAACTTTTGGACATTAAGGTACCTGAAAGGGCACAGTATATTCGGGTAATCATGGCGGAGTTGCAGCGAATTGCCAGTCATCTCATCTGGTTGGGCACTCATGGCCACGATATAGGGGCTATGACCCCTTTATTTTATGCGTTAAGAGAGAGAGATGAAATCCTTTTTCTCTTTGAGATGGTATGTGGTGCTCGCTTAACACCAAGCTACCTGAGGATAGGGGGTTTGGCATTTGATTTGCCGGATGGGTTTGAAACAAAGACAATGGAATTTATCAGGACCTTCCCATCCAAGGTAGACGAATATGAGACGCTTCTCACTAAGAACAGGATCTGGATACAGAGGACGAAAGGAGTGGGAGTCTTATCTAGAGAGGATGCCATCAACCTTGGTGTTTCTGGACCAGTGATTCGAGGTTCAAATGTTAAGTGGGATATAAGGAAGTCCACTCCATATTCGGGTTATGAGAACTTTAATTTTATAATTCCCACAGGCAAAAACGGTGACTGCTACGATAGATATTTAGTCAGAATGGAGGAGATGCGCCAGAGTGCTGAGATAGTGAAGCAGGCACTTGAGACCCTGCCAAAAGGGGAGATAAATGCCCATGAACCAAAGGTAGTCTTGCCTCCAAAAGAGGGTGTTTACACTGACATAGCCTCCCTCATTCATCATTTCAAGATTGTAAGTGAGGGGTTCAATCCGCCGGTTGGTGAAGTATACGTCAGTATAGAATCTCCCAAGGGAGAACTGGGATTCTACATTGTCAGTGATGGAACGAATAAACCCTATCGATTAAGGATCAGACCCCCGTCTTTTATCAATCTGGAAGCCCTCCCAGCGATGGTTGAAGGAAGGCTCATAGCTGATGTAATTGCGGTTATTGGCAGTATAGATATAGTCCTTGGTGAGGTTGATCGATAG
- a CDS encoding (Fe-S)-binding protein produces the protein MFRCIQCGKCSGGCPMLRKSHFNIRKFIYDTFDKDAAKVVFEREGIWDCTTCSACLKKCPKGVDTTGIVMGLRGLMVEDGRIPPPVRDALKSIAIHKNPWKISAEERARWAEGLNVKNISEGGDILYYVGCTPAYDARLQKVARAIVEILNKAGVDFGILGNEEGCCGSEIRRMGDIWTFEYLAEENIEIFKKYNVKKVVTTSPHCYNAFKNEYKGADFEVLHYTELVASLIEKGRLSFTHQIDKTVTYHDPCFLGKQNGVFDPPRKVLTSIPGIKLVEMDRARERSLCCEGGGGRMWVESEDSEDRLAKIRVGEAMDVGAQILATSCPFCLLTLEDVVKTGDLEESIKVMDIAEIVKEAL, from the coding sequence GTGTTTCGGTGCATCCAGTGCGGGAAGTGTTCCGGAGGGTGCCCGATGCTCAGAAAATCCCATTTCAACATCAGGAAATTCATCTATGACACCTTTGATAAAGATGCTGCAAAGGTTGTATTTGAAAGAGAAGGCATATGGGATTGTACAACGTGTTCTGCCTGTTTGAAAAAGTGTCCCAAAGGGGTAGATACTACGGGAATTGTTATGGGATTGCGCGGTCTTATGGTAGAGGATGGAAGGATACCTCCTCCCGTAAGAGATGCCTTAAAAAGCATAGCCATACACAAGAATCCATGGAAGATTTCTGCTGAAGAAAGAGCCAGATGGGCGGAGGGACTTAATGTAAAAAATATTTCTGAAGGGGGAGATATCCTATACTATGTGGGTTGTACACCTGCTTATGATGCACGACTTCAAAAAGTAGCAAGGGCAATTGTTGAGATATTGAATAAGGCAGGAGTGGATTTTGGCATCCTAGGAAATGAAGAAGGGTGTTGCGGAAGCGAGATAAGAAGGATGGGGGATATATGGACTTTTGAATATCTGGCAGAAGAAAACATTGAAATATTCAAAAAATACAATGTCAAAAAGGTAGTAACAACATCTCCTCACTGCTACAATGCGTTTAAAAACGAATATAAAGGTGCCGACTTTGAAGTTCTACATTATACAGAATTGGTTGCCTCTCTTATAGAAAAAGGTCGACTTTCATTTACCCACCAAATAGACAAAACCGTTACCTATCATGACCCCTGTTTTCTAGGCAAGCAGAACGGCGTCTTTGACCCTCCACGTAAAGTACTTACGAGTATTCCTGGAATAAAACTTGTAGAGATGGATAGGGCAAGAGAGAGAAGCCTTTGTTGTGAAGGTGGCGGTGGAAGGATGTGGGTAGAATCCGAGGATTCGGAAGATAGACTTGCAAAGATAAGGGTTGGAGAGGCTATGGATGTGGGTGCTCAAATATTGGCAACATCATGCCCTTTTTGTCTTCTGACTTTGGAAGATGTAGTGAAGACAGGTGATCTGGAAGAATCCATTAAAGTCATGGATATTGCGGAGATAGTTAAAGAGGCATTGTGA
- a CDS encoding CoB--CoM heterodisulfide reductase iron-sulfur subunit A family protein produces METVEIRIGVYICHCGINIASTVDVDRVRDSISQLHNVIVSRDFKYMCSDPGQELVIRDIKEKGLNRVVVASCSPRMHEPTFRMTIQQAGLNPYCLEMANIREQCSWVHEDREYATEKAVKLVSAAVARVSLLEPLEEKEVEVRPQALVMGGGIAGIQASLDIADAGFKVYLVEREPSIGGHMAQLDKTFPTLDCSACILTPKMVEVERHPNIELLSYSEVIEVSGYIGNFHVKVRRKPRYIAMDKCTGCGMCAEACRMKGRIISEFDVGMGKRSVPYIPFPYAVPSKYTIDPENCLFITKGKCGKSPACKDACSSDAIDFEQKEEIVELNVGTIVVATGFDLFDAREKPEYGYGLYDNVLSGLEFERLVSSSGPTQGKIVIGGKEPKNVVFVQCVGSRDKSVGNEYCSRVCCMYTAKQAHLIHEKLPDAKLTVFYMDIRAFGKGYEEFYDRVREEGVRYIRGNVSEIIKKGDRLLVMAEDTLLGEPVDIEADLVVLATGIVPRRDVKEVGNLLKISQSPDGFFLEGHPKMRPVDTATDGIYLAGCAQGPKDIPDTVAQAKGAASSAMTKMAKGRVKVEVTTASVDEFVCRGCGRCVEVCEYSAPNLEEVEPGILVSRINDSICKGCGACSVACPSGAISMKHFKNEQILSQIAAVI; encoded by the coding sequence ATGGAAACGGTAGAGATAAGGATTGGGGTATATATATGTCATTGCGGGATAAATATTGCCTCTACAGTTGATGTGGATCGCGTAAGGGATAGTATATCTCAACTGCACAATGTTATTGTCAGCAGAGATTTTAAATATATGTGTTCCGATCCCGGCCAGGAACTGGTGATAAGGGATATAAAGGAAAAAGGGCTTAACAGGGTCGTTGTTGCTTCTTGCTCTCCCAGGATGCATGAGCCTACCTTCAGAATGACCATTCAGCAGGCTGGACTTAACCCCTATTGTCTGGAGATGGCAAATATAAGGGAACAGTGCTCATGGGTTCATGAAGACAGGGAATACGCTACTGAAAAGGCAGTGAAACTCGTATCTGCAGCGGTTGCAAGAGTATCGCTCCTTGAACCCCTGGAAGAGAAAGAGGTGGAGGTTAGACCACAGGCATTGGTAATGGGGGGAGGGATAGCGGGGATTCAGGCATCTTTAGATATAGCTGATGCAGGTTTTAAGGTATATCTGGTTGAAAGAGAGCCCTCCATAGGCGGTCACATGGCACAACTGGACAAGACTTTTCCTACCCTGGATTGCTCAGCGTGTATCCTGACCCCGAAGATGGTTGAGGTAGAACGCCATCCCAATATAGAGCTATTATCGTATTCAGAAGTGATAGAGGTGAGTGGTTACATAGGCAACTTCCATGTGAAGGTAAGGAGAAAGCCAAGGTATATCGCAATGGACAAGTGTACTGGCTGTGGGATGTGCGCTGAGGCATGCAGGATGAAGGGCAGGATTATTTCTGAATTCGATGTGGGTATGGGAAAAAGATCGGTACCATATATACCTTTTCCCTATGCTGTTCCTTCTAAGTACACTATAGACCCTGAAAATTGTTTGTTTATCACAAAAGGAAAGTGCGGAAAATCCCCTGCATGTAAAGATGCCTGTTCCTCAGATGCTATAGATTTTGAACAAAAGGAAGAGATTGTAGAACTGAATGTGGGAACGATAGTGGTGGCGACAGGTTTTGATCTCTTTGATGCCCGAGAAAAACCAGAGTATGGATACGGTTTATACGATAACGTTCTATCGGGGTTGGAGTTTGAGAGGCTTGTGTCCTCCAGTGGACCTACACAGGGGAAGATTGTTATCGGTGGCAAAGAGCCAAAAAACGTTGTTTTCGTTCAGTGTGTAGGATCCAGGGATAAGAGTGTCGGGAATGAGTATTGTTCAAGGGTTTGCTGTATGTATACTGCCAAGCAGGCCCACCTTATACATGAGAAGTTGCCCGATGCAAAATTAACGGTATTCTATATGGATATAAGGGCATTTGGTAAAGGTTATGAAGAGTTCTATGACAGGGTGAGAGAAGAGGGTGTCAGGTATATCAGGGGAAATGTCTCCGAGATAATAAAGAAAGGAGACCGATTGTTGGTAATGGCAGAGGATACCCTCCTTGGAGAGCCGGTTGACATAGAAGCCGACCTGGTAGTATTGGCAACGGGTATCGTTCCCAGGAGGGACGTAAAGGAAGTGGGGAATCTGCTGAAGATATCCCAATCCCCGGACGGTTTCTTCCTTGAAGGTCATCCAAAGATGCGCCCGGTTGACACCGCCACCGATGGCATCTATCTTGCGGGATGTGCTCAGGGCCCTAAAGATATTCCGGATACGGTTGCACAGGCAAAGGGTGCTGCATCTTCCGCAATGACAAAGATGGCTAAGGGCAGGGTAAAAGTGGAGGTGACCACTGCCAGTGTAGATGAGTTTGTTTGCCGCGGCTGTGGCAGATGTGTCGAGGTATGTGAATACAGTGCCCCCAACCTGGAAGAGGTGGAGCCGGGTATTTTGGTTTCCCGAATAAACGATTCCATTTGTAAGGGCTGTGGCGCGTGTTCTGTAGCCTGCCCTTCAGGGGCTATATCTATGAAGCATTTTAAGAACGAGCAAATCCTGTCGCAGATAGCGGCGGTAATATAA
- a CDS encoding hydrogenase iron-sulfur subunit, whose protein sequence is MSAEFEPNIVGFACNWCSYAGADLAGTSRMKYPPNIRIIRVMCSGRVSPAFILKAFQMGADGVLVTGCHPGDCHYIAGNLKAERTMETTGKLIDVLGIGEERLRLEWVSASEGSKFADVVTDFTNHIRELGPLSGKSQG, encoded by the coding sequence ATGAGCGCAGAATTCGAACCAAATATAGTTGGTTTTGCATGCAACTGGTGTTCCTATGCTGGAGCTGACCTTGCCGGCACATCCAGGATGAAGTATCCCCCGAACATAAGGATAATCAGGGTGATGTGTTCGGGTAGGGTGAGCCCTGCCTTTATTTTAAAGGCTTTTCAGATGGGGGCAGATGGTGTTTTGGTAACAGGCTGCCATCCGGGAGACTGCCACTACATAGCAGGTAACCTGAAGGCTGAAAGGACTATGGAAACCACCGGGAAGCTGATAGACGTTTTGGGTATAGGTGAAGAACGGCTTCGTCTGGAATGGGTATCGGCTTCTGAAGGAAGCAAATTTGCTGATGTAGTAACTGATTTTACCAATCATATTAGAGAATTGGGACCTCTTTCAGGAAAATCACAGGGATGA
- a CDS encoding (Fe-S)-binding protein, which translates to MNSEAIVKETRAYHCLECGVCTSSCPVARVNPSFSPRLLVEKALFGFGDEIVRDRDLWSCLVCGRCTSRCPSNVDYLNFIKEMRIEALKLGQKGLFSHDGILNTMMELQLMNLQQKRTSWITDDLEVADEGEYFYFVGCLPYFDIVFGEGGYCDVGQKPTERARNTVRILNKMGIKPVVSNDERCCGHDLLWNGDLEGFRRLAELNLKTIKKSGAKKVIYLCPEGYMTLKKDYPLYMGEQDIEVVQLYQLLADELKKGRLNFVENSSDNPVKVTFHDPCSLGRMSGIYEEPREILSCIPGIELVEMERNRADALCCGTSGWVNCSSCSKQIQTERLKEAETTGADVLLTACPKCGIHLSCAKYNSDIKIEIKDITDLIVEKMA; encoded by the coding sequence ATGAATTCCGAGGCTATTGTAAAGGAAACAAGGGCGTATCATTGTCTGGAATGCGGTGTGTGTACATCCAGTTGTCCGGTTGCAAGGGTTAACCCGTCATTTTCGCCCAGGCTGTTGGTAGAAAAGGCCCTTTTTGGATTCGGGGATGAGATTGTCAGAGACAGAGACCTGTGGTCCTGCCTGGTTTGTGGGAGATGTACAAGCCGTTGCCCTTCTAATGTAGACTATCTCAATTTTATAAAAGAGATGAGAATAGAGGCATTAAAACTAGGACAAAAAGGTCTTTTTTCCCATGATGGGATATTGAATACCATGATGGAACTTCAACTAATGAATCTCCAGCAGAAAAGGACCTCCTGGATTACCGATGACCTTGAAGTTGCCGATGAGGGTGAATACTTCTATTTTGTTGGATGTCTGCCCTACTTTGATATTGTCTTTGGCGAAGGAGGGTACTGTGACGTTGGTCAGAAACCTACGGAGAGGGCAAGGAATACCGTAAGGATACTCAATAAGATGGGGATAAAGCCTGTTGTAAGCAATGATGAAAGGTGTTGTGGCCATGACCTCTTATGGAATGGGGATTTAGAAGGATTTCGAAGGTTGGCTGAACTCAACCTGAAGACTATAAAGAAGAGTGGAGCCAAAAAGGTCATTTATCTTTGTCCTGAAGGGTATATGACCCTAAAAAAGGATTATCCTTTATATATGGGAGAACAGGATATAGAGGTTGTCCAGTTGTACCAGCTCCTTGCAGATGAGTTGAAGAAAGGGAGGTTGAACTTTGTTGAGAATAGTTCGGATAATCCTGTCAAAGTTACCTTTCATGACCCGTGTTCCTTGGGAAGGATGTCTGGAATATATGAAGAACCCAGGGAGATACTATCCTGTATCCCTGGTATAGAGCTCGTAGAGATGGAGAGAAACAGGGCTGATGCCCTATGCTGTGGTACAAGTGGATGGGTTAACTGTTCCAGCTGCTCCAAGCAGATTCAGACAGAAAGGCTTAAAGAGGCAGAGACTACAGGAGCGGATGTTCTTCTTACAGCATGTCCCAAGTGTGGAATCCATCTTAGTTGCGCAAAGTATAACAGCGACATAAAGATTGAAATTAAGGATATTACTGATTTAATAGTGGAAAAAATGGCATGA
- a CDS encoding FAD-dependent oxidoreductase → MTKNVLVIGAGIAGIQASLDLADADIKVYLVEREPSIGGKMAQLDKTFPTNDCAI, encoded by the coding sequence ATGACCAAAAACGTCCTCGTGATAGGGGCGGGGATTGCAGGTATTCAGGCATCTCTGGATCTTGCTGATGCTGATATCAAAGTCTATTTGGTGGAGAGGGAACCAAGCATAGGCGGAAAGATGGCGCAGCTTGACAAAACCTTCCCCACAAATGACTGCGCCATCTGA
- a CDS encoding CoB--CoM heterodisulfide reductase iron-sulfur subunit A family protein, whose translation MEDVRIGVFVCDCGSNIAGFLDVPKVVEYAKTLPHVVFAKENLYSCSETGITEIKDSIKKHALTRVVVASCTPRTHEPTFRLACEEVGMNPFYFEMVNIREQCSWVHMQNMEDATNKAKDLVRIGVAKAALLDAQDFIIADVNKKALVIGGGIAGLTAAIALSRRGFEVALIEKEKELGGRLRDLYMLYPSGLKASELIGKKIKEATSSHLVEIHTSSVIKSVRGYVGNYEVDIETGGQDVHFNCGIIIVATGASVLEPRGLYNYNGQNIITQLELEKRLAKGKIKAENVVMIQCAGARTEERNYCSRTCCMTAIKNANLLKEKMPDTKVFVLYQDMQCYGLEGEALFRKSKEMGVIFINYDPGNPPIVGDKSVKVYHRLMGRDMEIRYDLVVLSTPMIPGEDTDALSRLLRVPRDENGFYLEAHVKLRPLDFATDGIYLCGSAHWPADTRESISQALGAVSRASIHLARGSVKVDPIVSTLADEDLCKGCGLCAALCPYGAIEIIDTPKGKKASMISVACKGCGVCGATCYHRGIKMNHFTNEQISAQIAAVVGN comes from the coding sequence TTGGAAGATGTAAGGATAGGCGTCTTTGTATGTGATTGTGGTTCAAATATTGCCGGGTTTTTAGATGTCCCGAAGGTAGTAGAGTACGCAAAGACCTTGCCTCATGTGGTTTTTGCCAAGGAAAATCTCTATTCGTGTTCTGAAACCGGGATAACAGAAATCAAAGATAGCATAAAAAAACATGCATTAACACGGGTTGTAGTTGCCTCCTGTACCCCAAGAACTCATGAACCCACCTTTAGGCTTGCGTGTGAAGAAGTTGGCATGAACCCATTTTATTTTGAGATGGTCAATATAAGGGAGCAGTGCAGTTGGGTCCATATGCAGAACATGGAAGATGCAACAAACAAGGCAAAAGACCTGGTGAGAATCGGTGTTGCCAAGGCAGCACTCCTGGATGCCCAGGATTTCATAATCGCTGATGTGAATAAAAAAGCGCTGGTCATTGGCGGAGGTATTGCAGGGCTTACGGCAGCTATTGCCTTGAGTCGTAGGGGATTTGAGGTAGCCCTGATAGAAAAAGAGAAAGAATTAGGGGGAAGGCTCAGAGATCTCTATATGCTCTATCCATCCGGTTTGAAGGCTTCGGAATTGATAGGGAAAAAGATTAAAGAAGCCACGTCAAGCCACTTAGTTGAAATTCATACTTCAAGTGTTATAAAGAGTGTACGGGGATATGTGGGAAACTATGAAGTGGACATAGAAACCGGTGGGCAAGATGTCCATTTTAATTGTGGTATCATCATTGTGGCAACAGGTGCTTCTGTCCTGGAACCCAGGGGGCTTTACAACTACAATGGTCAGAATATAATAACCCAGCTGGAACTGGAGAAGAGGTTAGCAAAGGGGAAGATCAAGGCTGAGAATGTTGTGATGATCCAGTGTGCAGGTGCGAGAACTGAGGAGAGGAACTACTGTTCAAGAACGTGCTGCATGACGGCAATCAAGAACGCAAATCTGCTGAAAGAAAAAATGCCGGACACGAAAGTTTTTGTCCTCTATCAGGATATGCAGTGTTACGGACTTGAAGGTGAAGCCCTTTTCCGTAAATCAAAGGAAATGGGGGTAATATTTATCAATTATGATCCAGGTAATCCACCAATTGTGGGAGATAAAAGTGTAAAGGTATACCATCGGTTGATGGGAAGAGATATGGAAATAAGATACGATCTGGTAGTCTTATCAACCCCTATGATCCCCGGAGAGGATACCGATGCCCTTTCCAGATTGCTGAGAGTCCCAAGGGATGAGAATGGTTTCTACCTTGAGGCACATGTGAAACTAAGACCCCTGGATTTTGCTACTGATGGGATATATCTGTGCGGAAGTGCTCATTGGCCTGCCGATACCCGGGAAAGCATTTCCCAGGCTCTTGGTGCTGTTTCAAGGGCATCAATCCATTTGGCAAGGGGTTCTGTCAAGGTTGATCCTATAGTTTCAACCCTGGCAGACGAAGATCTGTGTAAGGGGTGTGGTCTCTGTGCCGCTTTGTGTCCCTATGGAGCTATAGAAATCATTGATACCCCTAAGGGCAAAAAAGCCAGTATGATCTCTGTGGCATGTAAAGGCTGCGGGGTCTGTGGAGCTACCTGCTATCATAGAGGAATCAAGATGAACCATTTTACCAATGAACAGATTAGTGCCCAGATAGCAGCCGTTGTGGGTAATTAG